One genomic window of Polyangiaceae bacterium includes the following:
- a CDS encoding sulfite exporter TauE/SafE family protein, giving the protein MDWILLAFALIVCLSYGVQTITGFGSMLLCLTLGAQLMPIDRVLNLAVPISLLQTGYIVARYHRQIDWRLLLSRIVPAMAVGMLMGFWIAARAPDASLKRVLGALVLILAVKELWQRLRHAQTSSRPLPGPVVLGVMTAAGVVHGIFATGGPLLVYATSRLNLNKHAFRATLTAVWLTLNSVLLVRFVSAGRIDGEVLGSLLWLVPAVPTGIFLGEKLHAKIDERRFQLAVYGLLVVAALVLLVR; this is encoded by the coding sequence ATGGATTGGATCCTCCTCGCCTTCGCCCTGATCGTCTGCCTGAGCTACGGCGTTCAGACCATCACGGGCTTTGGCAGCATGCTGCTCTGCTTGACGCTGGGCGCGCAGCTCATGCCCATCGATCGCGTCCTGAACCTCGCGGTGCCGATCAGCCTGCTGCAGACGGGTTACATCGTCGCGCGCTACCACCGACAGATCGATTGGCGTCTGTTGCTGTCCCGCATCGTGCCGGCCATGGCTGTCGGGATGCTGATGGGCTTCTGGATCGCGGCGCGGGCGCCGGATGCCAGCCTCAAGCGGGTGCTCGGTGCATTGGTGCTGATCTTGGCCGTGAAGGAACTCTGGCAGCGATTGCGGCACGCCCAGACCTCGAGTCGGCCGTTGCCCGGTCCGGTGGTCCTCGGCGTAATGACTGCGGCGGGCGTGGTGCACGGTATCTTCGCCACCGGTGGACCGCTCCTGGTCTATGCGACGAGTCGCCTCAACCTGAACAAGCACGCGTTTCGGGCGACCCTGACGGCGGTCTGGCTGACGCTCAACAGCGTGCTGCTCGTGCGTTTCGTCAGCGCCGGTCGCATCGACGGGGAAGTGCTCGGGAGCCTACTCTGGTTGGTCCCGGCCGTGCCCACAGGCATTTTCCTGGGGGAAAAATTACACGCAAAGATCGACGAGCGCCGTTTTCAGCTAGCTGTCTACGGCCTGCTCGTCGTCGCCGCCCTAGTGCTCCTGGTGCGGTGA
- a CDS encoding LysM peptidoglycan-binding domain-containing protein, whose protein sequence is MSVVRWLSVCLLGVSLCLSAGSASAKERYHTVYKGQRLGSIAKRYNVSIDALCAANGITRKDTIQPGQKLVIPEKGESAEEAAKRAKNSAPKDDDAKSDRGDKPSRKAQRAKADRAKSDRKAERRKASRRKSSRRKSSWKVHTIGKGQRLGSIAKRYHVSVAALTYANDITRGTVIQPGQKLVIPERDDENGEAARKARDAGRVPGLESPKDRSDRASRADADDGSSRKSRRGKESWKDYRRRPAKRGYVTLIGFAGSWKGYVTSPKGGINGNARKEISRVLDAADLEGGIHPRLIKLLAEVSDTFGGRPIRVVSGHRTRSYAKASRHALGHAIDFSIPGVPNQVLRDYLLRYDLVGVGYYPNSSFVHFDVRGAKTYWVDHSGPGQPPRYSYIGKGPDPRSLD, encoded by the coding sequence GTGTCGGTCGTGCGTTGGTTGTCGGTGTGCCTGTTGGGAGTGAGCCTATGCCTGAGCGCTGGAAGCGCTTCAGCGAAGGAGCGCTACCACACCGTGTACAAGGGCCAGCGCCTGGGCTCGATTGCGAAGCGCTACAACGTCAGCATCGACGCCCTGTGTGCCGCAAACGGCATCACCCGCAAGGACACCATCCAGCCCGGGCAGAAGCTCGTCATCCCGGAGAAGGGTGAGTCCGCCGAGGAGGCGGCCAAGCGCGCCAAGAACAGCGCGCCGAAGGATGATGACGCCAAATCCGACAGAGGCGACAAACCATCCCGCAAGGCGCAACGTGCGAAGGCAGACCGCGCGAAGTCAGATCGCAAAGCGGAGCGGCGCAAGGCGTCACGCCGCAAGAGTTCGCGGCGCAAGTCCTCCTGGAAGGTCCACACCATCGGTAAAGGCCAGCGCCTCGGCTCGATTGCCAAGCGCTATCATGTGAGCGTTGCCGCGCTCACCTACGCGAACGACATCACTCGCGGCACGGTGATTCAGCCGGGCCAAAAGCTGGTCATCCCCGAGCGCGACGATGAAAACGGCGAAGCGGCGCGCAAGGCCCGAGACGCTGGACGCGTGCCGGGTCTCGAGTCACCCAAGGACCGCAGCGACCGCGCGTCCCGAGCTGACGCAGACGATGGTTCCTCGCGGAAGTCGCGGCGCGGCAAGGAGAGCTGGAAGGACTATCGGCGCCGCCCGGCCAAGCGCGGCTACGTGACGTTGATCGGCTTCGCGGGTTCGTGGAAGGGCTACGTGACGAGCCCCAAGGGCGGAATCAACGGGAATGCGCGCAAGGAGATCTCGCGGGTGCTCGACGCTGCGGATCTCGAGGGCGGCATCCACCCTCGCCTGATCAAGCTGCTCGCTGAAGTAAGCGACACCTTCGGAGGCCGTCCGATCCGCGTCGTGAGCGGGCATCGCACCCGGAGCTACGCCAAGGCGTCTCGACACGCGCTCGGCCACGCCATCGACTTCTCGATCCCGGGCGTCCCGAACCAAGTCCTGCGCGACTACCTGCTCCGCTACGACCTCGTCGGCGTGGGCTACTACCCTAACTCGAGCTTCGTGCACTTCGACGTGCGCGGCGCCAAGACCTACTGGGTGGACCACTCCGGCCCCGGTCAGCCCCCGCGCTACTCATACATCGGCAAAGGCCCCGATCCTCGTTCGCTGGACTAG
- a CDS encoding SUMF1/EgtB/PvdO family nonheme iron enzyme translates to MRRALRFSLCFSSVGLAISLVGCRLIEERQEPQREAAPVAANTAAKPKPKAKRKHKKKSKPAPLATVAEPQESDAPDEAEPEADTSPASAAADDANACPENMVLVSGEYCRNVQHTCLEYVMDVEGSPDKDRCKKYSPVVECKDTKPRRKMRYCVDRYEWPNKKGEIPYTLTSWEDAARMCNAVGKRLCTESEFNFACEGEDMRPHATGFERDDKKCNIDKPWHKRRKEMLPRTQCELNATCKAEMDRLDGREPSGSREECVSPFGVYDMNGNVNEWVSMPWKSPGKRSAVKGGWWGPVRNRCRPIVQSHGETYIGYEVGFRCCSDADQPAKAASTGDGESQSESAALETGEKAPTAKGNGESPTGQRTAALSSEKD, encoded by the coding sequence ATGCGCCGCGCGCTCCGCTTCAGCCTGTGTTTCAGCTCGGTCGGCTTGGCCATCAGCCTCGTGGGCTGTCGGCTGATCGAAGAACGCCAAGAACCTCAACGTGAAGCGGCCCCAGTGGCCGCCAACACCGCCGCAAAGCCCAAGCCGAAGGCGAAGCGCAAGCACAAGAAGAAGTCCAAGCCGGCCCCCCTGGCAACCGTCGCCGAGCCCCAGGAGAGCGACGCGCCTGACGAGGCAGAACCCGAGGCGGACACCAGCCCGGCCAGCGCAGCGGCGGACGACGCGAACGCCTGCCCCGAGAACATGGTGCTGGTGAGCGGCGAGTACTGCCGCAATGTCCAGCACACCTGCCTCGAGTACGTGATGGACGTCGAAGGCTCGCCGGACAAAGACCGCTGCAAGAAGTACTCGCCGGTCGTGGAGTGCAAGGACACGAAGCCGCGCCGCAAGATGCGCTACTGCGTGGACCGCTATGAGTGGCCAAACAAGAAGGGCGAAATCCCCTACACCTTGACGAGCTGGGAGGACGCCGCTCGCATGTGCAATGCCGTAGGGAAACGGCTTTGCACGGAGAGCGAGTTCAACTTCGCCTGCGAAGGTGAAGACATGCGCCCCCACGCCACGGGCTTCGAGCGCGACGACAAGAAGTGCAACATCGACAAGCCGTGGCACAAGCGCCGCAAGGAAATGTTGCCGCGCACCCAGTGCGAGTTGAACGCCACCTGCAAGGCGGAAATGGATCGCCTGGATGGCCGAGAGCCGTCCGGCTCTCGGGAAGAGTGTGTGTCCCCGTTTGGCGTCTACGACATGAACGGGAACGTGAACGAGTGGGTGAGCATGCCCTGGAAGAGCCCCGGCAAGCGCTCCGCGGTGAAGGGCGGCTGGTGGGGCCCGGTACGCAACCGCTGCCGCCCCATCGTGCAGAGCCACGGAGAGACGTACATCGGCTACGAGGTTGGCTTCCGTTGCTGCTCCGATGCCGACCAACCGGCGAAGGCGGCTTCCACAGGCGACGGCGAGAGCCAGTCCGAGTCTGCAGCGCTGGAGACCGGAGAGAAGGCACCGACCGCCAAGGGGAACGGCGAGTCGCCGACCGGTCAACGCACCGCCGCGCTCAGCTCCGAAAAGGACTGA
- a CDS encoding citrate synthase — MSTAKLIYDGKEYELPVLEGTEGELGVDIQALRKVSGLVTLDPGYGNTASCKSSVTFIDGEKGILRYRGYPIEQVATRARFTEVCYLLIYGHRPNKEELATFRERMTKHTLLHEDMKKFYEGYASGAHPMAIMAAMVASLSTFYPDTEEELDRNIIRVLAKSKTLAAFAFKKSIGHPFIYPRNDLSWPSNFLRMMFAVPAEDYEVPKVYEDAMNMLLILHADHEQNCSTSTMRMVGSSEANLFASISAAICGLWGPRHGGANQAVIEMLDNIQAAGGDCDGFLEKVKTGDPNTRLMGFGHRVYKNFDPRAKLLKEQADAIFERMGIHDPLLDLAKKLEERALSDEYFIKRKLYPNVDFYSGIIYRAMGIPTEMFTVMFVLGRLPGWIAHWMEQRNDPEGYRIHRPRQIYMGETEREFEDWGTKAL; from the coding sequence ATGAGCACCGCAAAGCTGATCTACGACGGTAAGGAGTACGAGCTTCCAGTCCTGGAAGGCACGGAGGGAGAGCTAGGCGTCGACATCCAGGCCCTGCGCAAAGTCAGCGGCTTGGTGACGCTGGACCCCGGCTACGGAAACACCGCGTCTTGCAAGAGCAGCGTCACCTTCATCGATGGTGAAAAAGGCATCCTGCGCTACCGGGGTTACCCCATCGAGCAGGTCGCCACGCGCGCTCGCTTCACCGAGGTCTGCTACCTGCTGATCTACGGGCATCGCCCGAACAAGGAAGAGCTCGCCACGTTCCGTGAGCGCATGACGAAGCACACGCTGCTCCACGAGGACATGAAGAAGTTCTACGAGGGGTACGCGTCGGGCGCACATCCGATGGCGATCATGGCCGCGATGGTCGCGAGCCTCTCCACCTTCTACCCGGACACGGAAGAGGAGCTGGATCGCAACATCATCCGCGTGCTCGCCAAGAGCAAGACGCTGGCCGCCTTCGCCTTCAAGAAGTCCATCGGCCACCCCTTCATCTACCCGCGCAACGATCTGAGCTGGCCCTCGAACTTCCTGCGCATGATGTTCGCGGTACCTGCCGAGGACTACGAAGTCCCGAAGGTCTACGAGGACGCGATGAACATGCTCTTGATCCTTCACGCGGATCACGAGCAGAACTGCAGCACCTCGACCATGCGCATGGTCGGCAGCAGCGAAGCAAACCTGTTTGCCTCAATTTCCGCAGCGATTTGTGGCCTCTGGGGTCCGCGTCACGGCGGCGCCAATCAGGCCGTGATCGAGATGCTCGACAACATTCAGGCGGCGGGCGGCGACTGCGACGGCTTCCTCGAGAAGGTGAAGACCGGCGACCCCAACACCCGCCTGATGGGCTTCGGCCACCGCGTCTACAAGAACTTCGACCCGCGCGCGAAGCTCCTCAAGGAACAGGCGGACGCGATTTTCGAGCGCATGGGCATCCACGATCCGCTGCTCGACCTAGCGAAGAAGCTCGAGGAGCGCGCGCTCAGCGACGAGTACTTCATCAAGCGCAAGCTCTACCCCAACGTCGACTTCTACAGCGGCATCATCTACCGCGCGATGGGGATCCCCACGGAAATGTTCACCGTGATGTTCGTGCTGGGTCGCCTCCCCGGCTGGATCGCCCACTGGATGGAGCAGCGCAACGATCCCGAGGGCTACCGCATCCACCGCCCGCGCCAGATCTACATGGGCGAGACGGAGCGCGAGTTCGAGGACTGGGGAACCAAGGCCCTCTAG
- a CDS encoding protein kinase: MAAAPDQSRRRWGRYEEICEIASGGMATVHLARNLDTQRLAAVKSLHPHLMADDDVVQNFIDENHIVSRICHPNVVPVLEVAQNDAGYYQAMEYVDGAPLGKLLVFCIRGGSWLSIEACARVAIDTLEGLDAAHQLKNNAGELTGVVHRDVGPANILVDVFGMARVIDFGVATMAVRYTAPGSDNIKGRLAYMAPEQAKTPKDVDRRADLFSVGVVLWELLAARRLFKGKSEHETLQNLLSQEIPSLGLIREDVEPELEALVARALDRDPEQRFQTAREFIEALNEAVAVESVDTRKELGQLVVDAFGEELAERRQSALQATQAEAQVPAWTELSSIAPPAMVASIAPPRAQLSSPPPPRKNRWPWLLAALLFGGLGFTLWRTQGVDAPAQAKEPSVSLVMASATPAAEVGQTPEPAPPVESKPPVTPDPAAVSEAAAAAEPAAPAETAAPAETAAPKGPAVAPGYRWTPPKAKRPAPSDVDLTNPYR; this comes from the coding sequence ATGGCAGCAGCACCGGACCAGTCCCGGCGCCGGTGGGGGCGGTACGAGGAGATCTGCGAGATCGCCAGCGGTGGCATGGCGACGGTTCACCTCGCTCGTAACCTCGACACCCAGCGCCTCGCCGCGGTGAAGTCGCTGCATCCGCATTTGATGGCTGACGACGACGTCGTTCAGAACTTCATCGATGAGAACCACATCGTCTCGCGGATCTGCCACCCCAATGTGGTCCCCGTGCTCGAAGTCGCGCAGAACGACGCGGGCTACTACCAGGCGATGGAGTACGTTGACGGCGCTCCGCTGGGAAAGCTGTTGGTGTTCTGTATCCGCGGGGGAAGCTGGCTCTCGATCGAAGCGTGCGCGCGCGTTGCCATCGACACCCTCGAGGGGTTGGATGCTGCTCACCAGCTGAAGAACAACGCAGGCGAGCTGACGGGCGTCGTGCATCGGGATGTTGGGCCAGCGAACATCCTGGTCGATGTCTTCGGGATGGCGCGAGTCATCGATTTCGGCGTGGCCACGATGGCGGTGCGCTACACGGCTCCTGGTAGCGATAACATCAAGGGGCGCCTGGCCTACATGGCGCCCGAGCAGGCGAAGACCCCGAAGGACGTGGATCGTCGCGCCGACCTGTTTTCGGTCGGTGTCGTGCTGTGGGAGCTGCTCGCCGCGAGGCGCTTGTTCAAAGGCAAGAGCGAGCACGAGACGCTGCAGAACCTACTGAGCCAGGAGATCCCATCGCTCGGCTTGATCCGCGAGGATGTAGAGCCCGAGCTCGAGGCGCTCGTGGCAAGGGCGCTCGATCGCGACCCCGAGCAGCGCTTTCAGACCGCTCGGGAGTTCATCGAGGCGCTGAACGAAGCCGTCGCGGTCGAGTCGGTTGATACACGCAAAGAGCTGGGTCAACTCGTAGTGGACGCCTTTGGAGAAGAGCTTGCTGAGCGCCGACAGAGCGCGCTTCAGGCGACGCAGGCGGAGGCTCAAGTTCCGGCGTGGACCGAGCTCAGCAGCATCGCTCCACCTGCGATGGTGGCAAGCATCGCGCCGCCTCGCGCGCAGCTCAGCTCGCCGCCGCCCCCGCGCAAGAATCGCTGGCCGTGGCTGTTAGCAGCGCTGCTGTTCGGAGGCCTTGGGTTCACGCTCTGGCGCACGCAGGGCGTTGATGCGCCTGCACAAGCCAAAGAGCCCAGCGTTTCACTGGTGATGGCGAGCGCGACGCCTGCGGCTGAGGTGGGGCAAACGCCAGAGCCCGCACCGCCAGTCGAGAGCAAGCCGCCCGTGACGCCCGATCCCGCAGCCGTATCTGAAGCCGCAGCCGCAGCCGAGCCAGCTGCGCCAGCGGAAACGGCAGCGCCAGCGGAGACGGCGGCGCCCAAGGGGCCCGCGGTCGCGCCGGGGTACCGCTGGACACCTCCCAAAGCCAAGCGGCCGGCGCCCAGCGACGTCGATCTCACGAACCCCTACCGCTAG